In a genomic window of Myotis daubentonii chromosome 18, mMyoDau2.1, whole genome shotgun sequence:
- the CD160 gene encoding CD160 antigen: MASGRGCWALAALLAIVDIELGGCMHLLSSASQQGKRLSLTCTLRHTNEEAEGAIVFLCKDRPSDCSPETSLKHLSLRRSPEMDGASERSSQLEFTITEATPWANGTYQCCAKSQTPEILLQGHFLSISVTETGNYTVTGGKLTGQQESSHGNGPLHSKGPLSPSVLQEVWVMLATSLMVLQAL; this comes from the exons ATGGCCTCTGGCAgaggctgctgggccctggccgcTCTGCTGGCAATTGTGGACATCGAGCTTGGCG GATGCATGCACCTCCTCAGCTCAGCGTCCCAGCAAGGAAAGCGACTAAGCTTAACCTGCACCTTGCGGCACACGAACGAAGAGGCTGAGGGGGCCATCGTGTTTCTGTGCAAGGACAGGCCTTCGGACTGTTCCCCTGAGACCAGCTTGAAGCACCTGAGCCTGAGACGCTCGCCCGAGATGGATGGTGCCAGTGAAAGATCATCTCAGTTGGAGTTCACCATAACCGAAGCCACACCATGGGCCAATGGGACCTACCAGTGTTGTGCCAAAAGCCAGACGCCAGAAATCCTCCTTCAAGGTCACTTTCTCTCCATTTCAGTCACAG AGACAGGGAACTACACAGTGACGGGAGGGAAACTAACAGGACAGCAGGAGTCCAGCCATGGTAATGGCCCTCTCCACAGTAAAGGCCCTCTCAGTCCAAGCGTCCTGCAAGAGGTCTGGGTGATGCTGGCCACCAGCCTGATGGTCCTTCAAG CTCTGTAA